GTGCCCGCCGACGTCGCCGAACATGATCAGCAATTGGTTCCCGACAATGTGGTGCCGTTGTTCAGGGGTTGAAAGTAAGCTACCGTGCCTCCCTTGAGCAAGATAAAATTCTTCACGGCCGGGTCGTGCCGCGCCGTCGTCGGTGATCGGGAGAGGGCTGCCATGTCACGCGGAAAACTCTGGTCGGCGCGCAGGGTGGGTGCCCTCGTCGGCGCGGCGGTGCTGCTGGTGAGCCTGGTGCCGGCCACTCCCGCCGCCGCGAACTCCACCTTCCAGGCGGCGACCCTGAACATCCTCAACGAGCTGAACCAGGCCGACTTCGTCCACGACCTGGAGCTGATCACCGCGAAGGCGGACCTGGTCGGGCTCAACGAGGTCGGCAACCGCAAGGCGTACCTGAAGGACTGGGCGGCGGAGAACGGCTGGTGGCTGTACGCGCCCGAGCCGACGCAGGCGGCGAACGAGGCGCTGCTGGCCAAGAAGAGCATGTTCGACGTGCTGGACAAGGGGTCGAACTTCGTCTGCGACACCAACGGGCCGGGCGAGGTGCCGCCGGCCCGCTACAACAACTGGGTCCGCTACCGGCACAAGGCGACCGGGCGCAGCGTCTACCACCTCAACGCGCACGCCAACGCGAGCATCGAGAACAACGGGCGGCCCGAGGACCTGCCCCGCACCGCCTG
Above is a window of Micromonospora rifamycinica DNA encoding:
- a CDS encoding endonuclease/exonuclease/phosphatase family protein, translating into MSRGKLWSARRVGALVGAAVLLVSLVPATPAAANSTFQAATLNILNELNQADFVHDLELITAKADLVGLNEVGNRKAYLKDWAAENGWWLYAPEPTQAANEALLAKKSMFDVLDKGSNFVCDTNGPGEVPPARYNNWVRYRHKATGRSVYHLNAHANASIENNGRPEDLPRTACAEEQFQALKNLAAAKKDSGQVIVSGDLNVDFSADRAYGYQKFPWKVFEANQLPNLRSCYNLYGEKGNGTHGNRHIDYIYFWKRVEEHREMWMTDYSIVSGTNSDHNGVVAAFTISS